In the genome of Athene noctua unplaced genomic scaffold, bAthNoc1.hap1.1 HAP1_HAP1_scaffold_527, whole genome shotgun sequence, one region contains:
- the LOC141955745 gene encoding transmembrane protein 209-like has protein sequence MPFLHGYRILLYPHRTENLISSYYNITCWPIWHLELAPLASLFILNAAFDFWVYFKYTVAPTSLVASPRQQTLLGLQNAAGGEESLGLLHPQCSFWLSLPAPSPLPRGQSVLSYSPSRCPRTHPQFGTGCVPRHSPQGRALPNGSASYSLTGTSSPSSSCTQVSSPSSSPSRSPSPSSAGPVESGGLRSRCRSSPALCNSTGAEEDVTDLKALHAFLWREEQKRQRVQLGCLDSSSPSISPAFGNCSRSIADCVQVLRKFRYQLACRPRAPSPHKDVPDLRSIWAAEEVWARVTMQRHLLGPVDSWTTKVRNWINETIVVPLVQKIESVRIQLQRMVCPELQIR, from the exons ATGCCGTTCCTTCAT GGATATCGGATATTGCTTTACCCTCACAG gactgaaaatctcaTCAGCTCATATTACAACATCACATGCTGGCCAATCTGGCatcttg aactcgcacCACTTGCATCTCTGTTCATCCTGAACGCTGCCTTTGATTTCTGGGTGTACTTCAAATACACAgtggcaccgaccagcctggtcgcgagTCCTCGCCAGCAGACCCTGCTGGGCTTGCAGAATGCAGCTGG CGGGGAGGAGAGTTTGGGGCTGCTGCATCCGCAATGCTCATTCTGGCTTTCCCTTCCGGCACCTTCTCCTCTGCCCCGGGGCCAGAGTGTGCTGAGTTACAGCCCGTCACGCTGCCCTCGCACCCACCCACAGTTTGGTACCGGTTGTGTCCCGCGGCACAGCCCCCAAGGACGGGCTCTGCCAAACGGCAGCGCTTCTTACAGCCTTACTGGAACCTCTTccccgagcagcagctgcactcag GtttccagccccagctcctctcccagcaggtcaCCGTCCCCCAGTAGCGCTGGGCCAGTGGAAAGCGGCGGGTTAAGGTCTCGTTGCCGCTCTTCCCCCGCTCTGTGTAATTCTACGGGCGCGGAGGAGGATGTGACAGACCTCAAGGCACTGCACGCCTTCCTTtggagagaggaacagaagcgACAGAGAGTTCAACTCG GGTGTTTGGATTCCAGCTCTCCTTCCATCAGCCCAGCTTTTGGGAACTGCAGCCGTTCCATCGCCGACTGCGTgcaggtgctgagaaagttcCGGTACCAGCTGGCCTGCAGGCCCCGGGCCCCATCACCACACAAGGATGTACCTGACCTGCGCTCGATATGGGCTGCAGAAGAG GTCTGGGCACGGGTGACGATGCAGCGCCACCTCCTTGGTCCCGTGGATTCCTGGACCACGAAGGTCAGAAAC tgGATTAATGAGACTATTGTAGTGCCACTTGTCCAAAAGATTGAGTCTGTGCGCATTCAGCTGCAAAGAATGGTGTGTCCAGAGTTGCAGATCAGAG
- the LOC141955746 gene encoding LOW QUALITY PROTEIN: electroneutral sodium bicarbonate exchanger 1-like (The sequence of the model RefSeq protein was modified relative to this genomic sequence to represent the inferred CDS: substituted 1 base at 1 genomic stop codon), producing MWMPPVRQSHWRHRHHSQKHRKRDREKDSAPTEPGYHYTPSQRVQFILGTEEDEQHVPHDLFTELDEICAKEGEGAEWKETARWLKFEEDVEDGGERWSKPYVGTVSLQSLFALRSYIRNGTVLLDICANSIEEIADVILCQQEQSTEFDEHMRAKVREVLLKKHHHQDKNKGNIIPVVLCLSFXLFFFFLPAQTLTPLPSATAAEAKNGVNQETSTMALSKAELHFLKKIPAGAEVSNVLVGELDSLQQPIVAFVRLTPAVLLSGVTEVPIPTRFLFVLLGPEGNSHQYHEIGRSMATLMTDKVFHDVAYKAQNRADLVAGIDEFLDQVTVLPPGEWDPSIRIEPPKNVPSQQKRMMSGAPDDSAHSKLEKHSGPELERTGRLFGGLIRDVKRKAPWFWSDFRDGLRLQCLASFLFLYCACMSPIITFGGLLGEATDDHISAMESLLGASMTGVAYSLFAGQPLTILGSTGPVLVFEKILYKFCKDYALSYLSLRACIGLWTAFFCIALVATDASSLVCYITRFTEEAFASLICFIFIYEALEKLSHLWEIYPVHMHSKLDLLTTYYCKCEAPTHPSNETLRFWESNNITGSGIAWENLTVTECRYLHGEFQGPACGHNGPYAPNVLFWCCILFFSTFALSSFLKKFKTSRYFPTRVRSTVSDFAVLLTIVIMVLMDFMVGIPSPKLHVPHMFKPTRDDRGWFINPIGPNPWWTVLAALIPALLCTILIFMDQQITAVIVNRKEHRLKKGCGYHLDLFIVAVMLGVCSVMGLPWFVAATVLSITHVNSLKVESECSAPGEQPHFLGIREQRVTGLMIFVLMGCSVFFTSLLKFIPMPVLYGVFLYMGVSSLSSIQFFDRLKLFWMPAKHQPDFLYLRHVPLRKVHLFTVIQLICLVLLWAIKVSRVAIIFPMMVLALIFVRKMMDFCFSKRELSFLDDLMPESKLLDGAKNEAEGEEEPQKMMEAAATKSVQLKLGKTSDSVTPEQSSDR from the exons ATGTGGATGCCACCGGTGAGGCAGAGCCACTGGCGTCACCGACACCACAGCCAGAAGCATCGGAAACGGGACCGGGAGAAGGACTCTGCCCCAACGGAGCCGGGCTACCACT ACACCCCGTCCCAGCGGGTGCAGTTCATCCTGGGGACCGAGGAGGACGAGCAGCACGTTCCCCATGACTTGTTCACCGAGCTGGATGAGATCTGCGCGAAAGAGGGTGAAGGTGCCGAGTGGAAGGAAACAGCAAG GTGGCTGAAGTTTGAGGAGGACGTGGAAGATGGTGGCGAGCGCTGGAGCAAGCCCTACGTGGGAACGGTGTCCTTGCAGAGCCTCTTTGCACTGAGGAGCTACATCCGCAACGGCACGGTGCTGCTGGACATTTGTGCCAACAGCATTGAAGAGATCGCAG ATGTGATCCTGTGCCAGCAAGAACAGTCCACGGAGTTTGACGAACACATGCGGGCGAAGGTTCGAGAAGTTCTTTTGAAGAAGCATCACCATCAGGACAAGAACAAAGGAAACAT CATCCCAGTTGTGCTGTGTCTGtctttctgactgtttttctttttcctaccagCCCAAACACTCACCCCTCTTCCTtctgccacagctgcagaagCTAAAAATGGGGTGAACCAAGAGACCAGCACAATGGCTTTAAGCAAG GCGGAGCTGCACTTCCTGAAGAAGATTCCTGCGGGCGCTGAAGTGTCCAACGTGCTTGTAGGAGAGCTGGATTCCCTTCAGCAGCCCATTGTGGCATTTGTCCGCCTGACCCCGGCTGTCCTTCTCTCTGGCGTGACGGAAGTTCCCATCCCGACAAG gttcctgtttgttttgctcGGACCAGAAGGAAACAGCCATCAGTACCATGAGATCGGCAGGTCCATGGCTACCCTCATGACTGACAAG GTTTTCCATGACGTGGCCTATAAAGCCCAGAACCGGGCTGACCTCGTGGCCGGCATCGACGAGTTCCTGGATCAGGTCACGGTCTTGCCACCAGGAGAGTGGGATCCATCGATCCGAATCGAGCCCCCCAAAAACGTCCCTTCGCAG caaaaaaggATGATGTCAGGAGCTCCCGATGACAGTGCTCACAGCAAGCTGGAGAAACACAGCGGTCCTGAACTGGAGCGAACGGGAAG GCTCTTTGGAGGTTTGATCCGGGATGTGAAGAGGAAAGCCCCATGGTTCTGGAGCGACTTTCGGGATGGGCTGAGGCTGCAGTGTCTGgcgtccttcctcttcctctactGTGCCTGCATGTCCCCCATCATCACCttcggggggctgctgggggaggcaaCTGACGACCACATC AGTGCCATGGAGTCGCTGCTGGGCGCATCCATGACCGGCGTGGCGTATTCCCTCTTTGCTGGCCAACCTCTCACCATCCTCGGCAGCACCGGACCCGTCCTTGTCTTCGAGAAGATCCTCTACAAATTCTGCAA GGACTACGCGCTCTCCTATCTCTCTCTGCGGGCGTGCATCGGGCTGTGGACCGCCTTCTTCTGCATAGCGCTGGTGGCCACCGATGCCAGCTCTCTGGTGTGCTACATCACCCGCTTCACCGAAGAAGCCTTCGCCTCCCTCATCTGCTTCATCTTCATCTACGAGGCTCTGGAGAAGCTGAGTCACCTGTGGGAGATCTACCCTGTGCACATGCACAGCAAGCTTGACTTGCTCACCACCTACTA CTGTAAGTGTGAGGCACCGACCCATCCCAGCAACGAAACCCTGCGCTTCTGGGAGAGCAACAACATCACTGGGTCTGGCATCGCCTGGGAAAACCTCACGGTGACT GAATGTCGGTATTTGCATGGAGAGTTTCAAGGACCTGCCTGTGGACACAACGGCCCCTATGCACCCAATGTCCTCTTCTGGTGCTGCATCCTCTTCTTCTCCACCTTTGCGCTGTCGAGCTTCTTGAAGAAGTTTAAAACCAGCCGTTACTTCCCAACCAGA GTACGGTCCACAGTAAGTGACTTTGCTGTTCTCCTCACCATCGTCATCATGGTGCTCATGGACTTCATGGTTGGGATCCCATCCCCGAAGCTCCACGTCCCCCATATGTTCAAG CCTACCAGAGACGACCGCGGGTGGTTCATCAACCCCATAGGACCCAACCCTTGGTGGACGGTGTTGGCTGcgctcatcccagctctgctctgcaccatcTTGATCTTCATGGACCAGCAGATCACTGCCGTTATTGTGAACAGGAAGGAGCACAGGCTGAAG AAAGGATGCGGGTACCACCTGGACCTTTTCATCGTGGCCGTGATGCTCGGGGTCTGCTCCGTGATGGGGCTGCCCTGGTTTGTGGCTGCGACTGTCCTGTCCATCACCCACGTGAACAGCCTCAAAGTAGAGTCCGAGTGCTCAGCTCCAGGAGAACAACCCCATTTTCTGGGGATACGAGAGCAGAGGGTCACTGGCTTGATGATCTTTGTGCTCATGGGCTGctccgtcttcttcacttctctgttaaag tttatacCAATGCCGGTGCTTTATGGCGTCTTTCTCTACATGGGCGTGTCGTCGCTCAGTAGCATTCAG ttctttgaCCGCCTGAAGCTGTTCTGGATGCCGGCAAAACACCAACCGGATTTCCTCTACCTGCGGCACGTCCCCTTGAGAAAGGTGCATCTCTTCACCGTGATCCAGCTGATCTGCCTCGTCCTGCTCTGGGCCATCAAGGTGTCCCGTGTCGCCATCATCTTCCCCATGATG GTTTTGGCTCTCATTTTTGTCCGGAAGATGATGGATTTCTGCTTCTCGAAGCGAGAGCTCAGCTTTCTGGATGACCTTATGCCAGAAAGCAAATTGTTGGATGGTGCCAAGAATGAAGCCGAAGGAGAAGAG GAGCCCCAGAAGATGATGGAAGCTGCTGCTACAAAGTCAGTTCAGCTAAAGCTGGGGAAGACAAGCGACTCAGTTaccccagagcagagcagtgaCAGGTAA